A part of Petroclostridium xylanilyticum genomic DNA contains:
- a CDS encoding glycoside hydrolase family 88/105 protein, with protein MFNKHEIYEKIDKVCNSLLQILYTEDEQFMQNMKALNTEDLELKKYKYWEWTQGVGLYGFYKIYQYSGDKKYLGYLEKYYDERLKDGLPGKNVNTVAPMLTMMYLYEETKNEKYLGPCKEWASWIYNEMPRTKEKGLQHITSDSTNNQELWDDTLVMTVLFLARAGIVLNEYKYVEEAIRQYLLHTKYLADRKTGLWFHGWTFEGNHNFAQALWGRGNSWITIGIPDFIEMLEGNIGVKEFLKETLIAQIEKLAELQDESGMWHTLLDDPTSYVEASATAGFCYGILKSVRKNYIDASYLEVGLKAAKALMNNIDDKGVVRNVSYGTPMGRESADFYKAIPICPMPYGQAMALLALIEVLTYLDK; from the coding sequence ATGTTTAATAAACATGAGATATATGAAAAGATAGATAAGGTGTGCAATTCGCTGCTGCAAATCTTATATACGGAAGATGAGCAGTTTATGCAAAATATGAAAGCACTGAATACAGAAGATCTGGAATTAAAGAAATATAAATACTGGGAATGGACACAAGGAGTCGGTCTATACGGGTTTTATAAGATTTATCAATATTCAGGGGATAAAAAATATTTAGGCTATCTTGAGAAATATTACGATGAGAGATTGAAAGACGGGCTTCCCGGAAAAAATGTCAATACTGTGGCTCCGATGCTTACAATGATGTATCTTTATGAAGAAACAAAAAATGAAAAATATCTAGGACCTTGCAAAGAATGGGCAAGCTGGATCTATAATGAAATGCCCAGAACAAAAGAAAAAGGATTGCAGCACATTACCTCAGATTCAACCAATAATCAGGAACTTTGGGACGACACCCTGGTAATGACAGTATTGTTTTTGGCAAGAGCCGGAATTGTTTTAAATGAATATAAATATGTTGAAGAGGCAATCAGGCAATATTTACTGCATACTAAATATCTTGCTGATAGAAAAACAGGATTGTGGTTTCATGGATGGACATTCGAAGGAAATCATAATTTTGCACAAGCGTTATGGGGAAGAGGAAACAGTTGGATTACCATTGGGATTCCGGATTTTATAGAGATGTTGGAGGGGAATATTGGTGTAAAAGAATTTTTGAAAGAAACACTTATTGCCCAGATAGAAAAATTGGCAGAGCTTCAGGATGAAAGTGGGATGTGGCACACTTTACTGGATGATCCGACGTCTTATGTTGAAGCGTCAGCTACAGCAGGTTTTTGCTATGGAATATTAAAATCCGTCAGGAAAAATTATATAGATGCCAGCTACCTTGAAGTTGGTTTGAAAGCAGCAAAAGCTTTAATGAATAATATAGACGATAAAGGTGTTGTCCGGAATGTATCCTATGGGACGCCTATGGGAAGGGAAAGTGCAGACTTCTATAAAGCTATACCTATTTGTCCGATGCCATATGGACAGGCTATGGCTTTGCTGGCTCTGATAGAGGTTTTAACTTACTTGGATAAATAA
- a CDS encoding carbohydrate ABC transporter permease, whose amino-acid sequence MARGKASIKSYENQQKRAAYAFILPNFIIFTTFFLIPAVYGVIYSFYKHDGWSKPKFIGWNNYKAILADPVFWKVLQQTFVYAIVSVPLVFAVSLLLAMLLTQDGIKGRGLMRASIYWPTMISTVIVGLMWRWIFGENFGIINYLIQLFGGTSVPWLTSDFFAKATVIVATVWSKAGFFMIIFIGGLESIPTSYYEAATIDGASKLRQFWNITLPLLKPTSFLVFVLSIINAFKEYPLVLTLTGGGPGDSTTYIVQYIYETGFIRFKMGFASAASMIMFVILAILTLVQFKIGRGGEV is encoded by the coding sequence TTGGCTAGAGGAAAAGCAAGTATTAAATCATATGAGAATCAACAAAAAAGAGCTGCATATGCTTTTATACTTCCTAATTTTATTATATTTACTACGTTTTTCTTAATTCCGGCTGTTTACGGTGTTATATATTCTTTTTACAAGCATGACGGATGGTCCAAACCCAAATTTATAGGGTGGAATAATTATAAAGCGATATTAGCTGATCCTGTTTTCTGGAAAGTACTGCAGCAAACATTTGTTTATGCGATTGTTTCTGTTCCGCTTGTATTTGCCGTCTCCCTGCTGTTGGCAATGCTGCTGACACAGGACGGAATCAAGGGACGAGGCTTAATGAGAGCTTCCATTTATTGGCCAACCATGATTTCAACAGTCATTGTAGGTCTTATGTGGAGATGGATATTCGGTGAGAACTTTGGTATTATAAACTACTTGATACAGTTGTTTGGGGGCACATCTGTACCGTGGCTGACCTCTGATTTTTTTGCTAAAGCAACAGTAATTGTTGCTACTGTCTGGTCTAAAGCCGGATTTTTTATGATCATTTTTATAGGTGGTCTTGAAAGTATTCCTACCAGCTACTATGAAGCAGCTACAATTGATGGAGCTTCCAAGTTGCGTCAATTCTGGAATATAACATTGCCGCTATTAAAGCCAACCAGCTTTTTAGTATTTGTATTATCCATCATTAACGCATTTAAGGAGTATCCGTTAGTACTCACTTTGACCGGTGGAGGTCCTGGCGATAGCACTACGTATATTGTTCAGTATATCTATGAAACAGGGTTTATCCGATTTAAAATGGGATTTGCAAGTGCAGCTTCCATGATTATGTTTGTAATATTAGCCATTTTAACACTTGTTCAATTCAAGATTGGAAGAGGAGGGGAAGTATAA
- a CDS encoding TIM-barrel domain-containing protein, which produces MRQIANRIIEIKDNKDHLILKTDGPIFKVLFLTEDIVRIRCSFDKTFAPEASYILVMTAWEDKFDHLFEGERKKVTPVAYQLEESDRQLILSTNKIKLVIHKIRFGIDIYDNKGQLVHSDIREKAYSKDRLGRIYHYSRISDKSYYYGFGEKTGEINKFRRVLKMSNRDTPSYDPVVTDPLYKHIPFYITFDESTKTYRGLFYHNTYDSVFDMGCDRSGYWNKYCYYSADGGEIDLFFIYGPSIKEVVRKYTDLTGKTAMPPLYSLGYLGSTMYYTELDEKSDQAILGFAEKAKKERINCDGFFLSSGYTSGEDGKRYVFNWNYKKFDNPSCNNDNTVTEPWMYPNYTEYVRKAINLRYTLIPYLYSLMYQAATFGDPIMRPLFYEFDDPEVYEESFNFMLGDYLLIANVLDKGQKRKRYICLRGQTGIIGIIIRSIREDRPLR; this is translated from the coding sequence GTGAGACAGATTGCAAACAGGATTATTGAGATAAAAGATAATAAGGACCATCTCATCTTAAAGACAGACGGACCTATATTTAAGGTTTTATTCTTAACAGAAGATATTGTAAGAATCCGTTGTTCATTTGACAAAACCTTTGCTCCTGAAGCGTCCTATATTTTGGTGATGACTGCATGGGAGGATAAGTTTGATCATTTATTTGAAGGGGAGAGGAAGAAAGTAACCCCGGTTGCATATCAATTGGAAGAAAGTGACCGGCAGTTAATTTTATCTACAAATAAAATAAAGCTCGTTATACACAAGATAAGGTTTGGAATAGACATATATGATAACAAAGGTCAATTAGTCCATTCGGATATAAGAGAAAAAGCCTACTCTAAAGACAGGTTAGGGAGAATTTATCACTACAGCAGAATTAGTGATAAAAGCTATTATTATGGCTTTGGTGAAAAAACGGGAGAAATTAATAAATTTAGAAGGGTATTAAAGATGAGCAACAGGGATACGCCCTCCTACGACCCGGTTGTTACTGATCCTTTATATAAGCATATTCCTTTTTATATAACATTTGACGAAAGCACTAAAACCTATAGAGGATTATTCTATCATAATACTTATGATAGTGTATTTGATATGGGATGTGATAGAAGCGGATACTGGAACAAATACTGCTACTATTCGGCAGATGGGGGAGAAATTGATTTGTTTTTTATATACGGTCCAAGTATTAAGGAAGTAGTGCGGAAATACACAGACCTGACAGGAAAAACAGCCATGCCCCCGCTTTATTCCCTGGGATATCTTGGCTCTACCATGTATTATACTGAGCTGGATGAAAAATCTGATCAAGCAATATTGGGCTTTGCAGAGAAAGCTAAAAAAGAACGAATTAATTGTGACGGATTTTTCTTGTCGTCCGGCTACACAAGCGGAGAAGATGGAAAGCGTTATGTATTTAATTGGAATTATAAAAAATTTGATAACCCTTCCTGCAATAATGACAACACCGTTACAGAACCATGGATGTATCCTAATTATACAGAGTATGTAAGAAAAGCGATCAACTTAAGATATACGTTAATCCCTTACCTCTATTCGCTCATGTACCAGGCTGCTACATTTGGAGACCCTATCATGAGACCATTGTTCTACGAATTTGATGACCCGGAAGTTTATGAAGAGAGTTTTAATTTTATGCTTGGCGATTATCTATTGATAGCAAATGTTCTGGACAAAGGACAAAAAAGAAAAAGGTATATTTGCCTCAGGGGTCAGACTGGTATTATTGGGATAATTATACGGTCTATAAGGGAGGACAGACCGTTGAGATAG
- a CDS encoding carbohydrate ABC transporter permease, which yields MNQRRNIYAILGSLLLILATFVFIFPVLWIVLSSFKPGNELFSYPITLFPKNATVENYINTFNQYDFLLYFKNTFIVTVTSTIITLAINTMAGFAFAKYRFRGRDLLFVAFLSTTMLPTEVIMSPTFTVVSKLGLYNSLWGIIIPPIATPTGIFLMRQYFLSVPDSILESARIDGAKERTIFWRLMVPIAKPVISTLTIFSFMWRWNDFIWPLLVISEPKKYTLQLAISNLSGQFSIDWNTLLSASVISMIPVLIVFLIFQKNIIDSMMSSGLKEG from the coding sequence ATGAATCAGAGAAGAAATATATACGCAATACTAGGGAGTTTATTATTAATTTTAGCGACTTTTGTATTTATTTTCCCTGTTCTTTGGATTGTTCTAAGCTCATTTAAACCGGGGAATGAACTGTTTTCTTATCCTATTACGCTGTTTCCGAAAAATGCGACTGTAGAAAACTATATAAATACATTCAACCAATATGACTTTTTATTGTATTTTAAGAACACCTTCATTGTTACTGTTACATCAACCATTATTACATTAGCCATAAATACGATGGCTGGTTTTGCATTTGCAAAATATAGATTTAGAGGAAGAGATTTGCTCTTTGTTGCATTTCTATCAACAACCATGCTGCCAACTGAAGTAATCATGTCACCTACATTTACCGTTGTCAGCAAGTTGGGACTGTATAATTCGCTGTGGGGAATTATTATTCCACCTATTGCCACACCTACAGGTATATTCTTGATGAGACAGTATTTCTTGTCCGTTCCGGATTCCATATTGGAATCGGCAAGAATTGACGGTGCTAAAGAACGAACAATTTTCTGGCGGTTGATGGTTCCTATTGCAAAACCTGTAATATCAACCCTGACAATCTTTTCTTTTATGTGGAGATGGAATGACTTTATTTGGCCGTTATTGGTAATTAGTGAACCTAAGAAGTATACCTTGCAGCTGGCTATTTCGAATTTGAGCGGACAGTTTTCTATTGATTGGAATACACTGCTATCTGCATCGGTAATTTCTATGATACCTGTACTCATTGTATTCCTGATTTTCCAAAAGAATATTATTGACAGTATGATGAGTTCGGGATTAAAAGAAGGCTAA